From Apium graveolens cultivar Ventura chromosome 9, ASM990537v1, whole genome shotgun sequence, the proteins below share one genomic window:
- the LOC141684342 gene encoding uncharacterized protein LOC141684342, whose product MSMAQMAEEEDLQSKLQFLQNQVKELETENAKLSSMLSKCTCHKLEKDSDSNGVERIDLVNKTERLTVGSGMKIKKKNSKHGDRGSCIQAAFQFSRRYVALKVMYFGQRFYGFGSEAQMDPTIESELFKALVETRLVFGDKKSWQYSRCGRTDKGVSSIGQVVALLLRSCHKVKEGSTGQLITEDLCEGELDYARILNRVLPKDIRVTGWCPVPVDFSARFSCRSREYKYFFWKANLDIMAMDSASKKIVGEHDFRNFCKMDAANVHSFRRHVTLFEIYPFGERFQDDELWSIRIKGSAFLWHQVRCMVAVLFMIGEGLESPDVIDVLLDVDKTSRKPQYNMASEMPLVLQSCEFEGLKFKCTEDVRQALELHFQKECQSHKLQAAIFHEALRSCSLSVNDDSKSSCTVKKKAGTHIPLISRATEPSYDERLSSKLKRERKKVEELIRK is encoded by the exons ATGTCGATGGCGCAAATGGCAGAAGAAGAGGACCTTCAATCCAAGCTTCAGTTTCTTCAAAATCAAGTCAAG GAATTAGAGACTGAGAATGCCAAGTTATCATCTATGCTCTCAAAGTGCACTTGTCACAAG TTGGAGAAAGATTCTGATTCCAATGGTGTGGAGAGAATTGACCTAGTTAACAAAACGGAAAGATTAACAGTAGGAAGTGGTATGAAGATTAAAAAGAAGAATTCAAAGCATGGTGATAGAG GTTCTTGTATACAAGCTGCATTTCAGTTTTCCAGAAGATATGTAGCTCTAAAAGTAATGTATTTTGGTCAGAG GTTTTATGGTTTTGGGTCAGAGGCTCAGATGGACCCAACTATTGAG TCTGAATTATTTAAAGCTCTTGTGGAAACAAGGCTTGTCTTTGGCGACAAAAAGAGTTGGCAGTACTCCAGATGTGGTAGAACAGACAAAGGGGTTTCATCAATTGGACAA GTGGTCGCTCTATTATTAAGATCATGTCACAAGGTGAAAGAAGGAAGCACTGGGCAGTTAATTACGGAAGATTTATGTG aaGGCGAATTAGATTATGCTCGAATATTGAACAGAGTCCTTCCCAAAGATATTCGAGTTACGGGCTGGTGTCCTGTTCCGGTTGATTTCAGTGCAAG GTTTAGTTGTCGGAGTAGGGAGTACAAGTACTTCTTCTGGAAAGCTAATCTGGACATTATG GCGATGGATTCTGCCAGTAAAAAAATTGTAGGGGaacatgattttagaaatttttgtaaGATGGATGCGGCCAACGTTCATAGCTTTAGGAGGCATGTTACATTGTTTGAAATCTACCCTTTTGGTGAAAG ATTCCAAGATGATGAGCTGTGGTCAATAAGAATCAAAGGTAGTGCTTTCCTGTGGCATCAGGTCCGATGCATGGTTGCTGTACTATTTATGATAGGCGAGGGTCTTGAATCCCCTGAT GTGATAGATGTCTTACTTGATGTTGACAAGACATCAAGGAAACCTCAATACAATATGGCTTCAGAGATGCCATTGGTTCTTCAATCTTGCGAGTTTGAAGGTCTCAAATTCAAGTGCACGGAAG ATGTTAGACAGGCTTTGGAGCTGCACTTTCAAAAGGAATGCCAGAGTCACAAACTCCAAGCTGCGATCTTTCACGAGGCACTGCGAAGTTGTTCACTTTCTGTAAATG ATGACAGCAAATCGAGCTGTACAGTGAAAAAGAAGGCTGGTACGCATATTCCACTTATTTCACGAGCAACTGAAC CATCGTATGACGAGAGGCTTTCATCCAAATTGAAGAGAGAACGAAAGAAGGTTGAGGAATTGATTAGGAAATAG
- the LOC141686929 gene encoding inactive TPR repeat-containing thioredoxin TTL3-like, with protein MDRQDVFDSEHNKPDFRQLDLNSNSSASKKSGTVCPKIPVGNVGPRNLSGELGKTRSGVMGHRRSSSTGAPLIYSGRSPSSSNTSNSTSSSSISTNGSGGGGGGNGGNFVSSVSCVSSGCSNLYPSGNICPSGKISKSNMVSRGTKSDKLGSGSVNYGHGNIVKGGGGGKVENVRGNVQCDSEEVKNQGNELYKRGKFFEALGLYDKAIGMAPENAAYRSNKAAALTMLGRLGEAVRECEEAVRLDSGYGRAHQRLASLFLRLGQVENARHHLCLQGQPPDTTELQKLQLLEKHMSRCTDARKASDWKGVLQECDAIMVAGAVSSPQIIACKAEAYLKLQQYEDADSSLSNLPKLEPYPASCSQNKIFGILLEAYVLYVRAKVDIAFGRFENAAAAAEKSVKIDFSNMEVAMLLNNVNLVTRARSQGRDLFGAGKFTEACAAYGEGLKYNLCNSILYCNRAVCWSRLGLWQQSVEDCNYALKIQPNYTKALLRRAVSNAKLEEWAEAVRDYEILRKELPGDSEIAESLSRAQDALMKLRRGDAYVKPGESSGFSGSDHFKAVMHSPGGSGPDASRNHKKYPEL; from the exons ATGGACAGACAAGATGTGTTTGATTCAGAACACAACAAGCCTGATTTCAGACAACTTGATCTCAACTCAAATAGTAGTGCATCTAAGAAGAGTGGAACTGTTTGTCCGAAAATTCCAGTTGGTAATGTGGGTCCGAGGAATCTTTCCGGGGAGCTTGGCAAGACCCGATCCGGAGTAATGGGTCATCGGAGATCCAGTTCTACTGGTGCCCCGTTGATTTATTCGGGTCGGAGTCCGAGTTCGAGTAACACGAGTAATAGTACTAGTAGTAGTAGTATTAGTACTAATGGTAGTGGCGGTGGTGGTGGTGGTAATGGTGGGAATTTTGTGAGTAGTGTGAGCTGTGTGAGTAGCGGATGTAGTAATTTGTATCCGAGTGGGAATATTTGTCCGTCTGGGAAGATATCGAAATCGAATATGGTTTCGAGAGGGACTAAGAGTGATAAGTTGGGGTCTGGCAGTGTAAACTACGGGCATGGGAATATAGTGAAAGGAGGAGGAGGAgggaaagtggagaatgtgcggGGGAATGTGCAATGTGATTCGGAGGAGGTGAAGAATCAGGGGAATGAGTTGTATAAGAGAGGGAAGTTTTTCGAGGCTTTGGGATTGTATGATAAGGCTATTGGGATGGCACCGGAGAATGCTGCGTATAGGAGTAATAAGGCGGCTGCATTGACTATGTTGGGGAGGTTAGGAGAGGCTGTGAGGGAGTGTGAGGAGGCTGTGAGGTTAGATTCGGGGTATGGGAGGGCGCATCAGCGCTTGGCATCCCTTTTTCTCAG GTTAGGACAAGTCGAAAATGCCAGGCATCACCTTTGTTTGCAAGGGCAACCTCCTGATACAACTGAATTGCAGAAACTGCagctgttggaaaagcatatgaGTCGATGCACAGATGCTCGAAAGGCAAGTGACTGGAAGGGAGTACTACAGGAATGTGACGCAATAATGGTAGCTGGAGCTGTGTCTTCACCCCAG ATAATTGCTTGCAAAGCGGAGGCGTACTTGAAGCTTCAGCAATATGAAGATGCCGACTCTAGCTTATCCAACCTTCCAAAGTTAGAACCTTATCCTGCTTCATGTTCCCAAAATAAAATTTTCGGAATTCTCTTGGAAGCCTATGTTTTGTATGTCCGGGCGAAGGTGGACATTGCATTTGGAAG GTTTGAAAATGCAGCTGCTGCAGCAGAGAAGTCTGTTAAAATTGATTTCAGTAACATGGAAGTTGCAATGCTGTTGAACAATGTGAATCTGGTAACTAGGGCTCGTTCGCAGGGTAGAGATCTTTTCGGTGCTGGAAAATTCACCGAAGCATGTGCAGCCTACGGGGAAGGCCTGAAATACAATCTTTGCAATTCCATACTCTACTGCAATAGGGCTGTTTGTTGGTCTAGACTTGGTCTGTGGCAGCAATCTGTGGAGGACTGCAATTACGCCCTCAAGATCCAGCCAAATTACACAAAAGCTCTTCTCAGGAGAGCTGTATCAAATGCAAAG CTCGAAGAATGGGCAGAAGCAGTAAGAGATTATGAGATCTTGAGGAAAGAGCTCCCAGGGGACAGCGAAATTGCTGAATCTCTATCTCGGGCACAGGATGCACTTATGAAATTACGCCGGGGTGATGCTTATGTGAAACCAGGTGAATCAAGTGGATTTTCCGGTTCTGACCACTTCAAAGCTGTGATGCattcacctg GTGGATCAGGACCAGATGCCAGCAGAAACCATAAGAAATACCCGGAGCTATAA
- the LOC141685127 gene encoding uncharacterized protein LOC141685127 isoform X2, with protein sequence MELQCCGEFEAGGSSKFKNKNLTVHKYLEFCESHNHSDLTVHQLKKVISIHGFKTTPPKGRKEVLIDAIDSIELMDLTRSTINDDDVSSYAFITSGEAVKDLMCLNWINCSVTSFKTFNSVNYDLISPQNANEVAMKSKTMKKKKPKVSRLKDAVEPACSLASGDQCSAKGNTGACAAAEFFSSSSLLDIVEHTCSLASGDQCSAKGNISDSVAAEDNSSSSLLPEAGEEQPRHKRQASTHLEDYIRL encoded by the exons atggagtTGCAGTGCTGTGGAGAATTTGAAGCAGGAGGAAGCAGTAAGTTCAAGAACAAAAATCTGACGGTACACAAGTACCTCGAATTTTGTGAGAGCCACAATCATTCCGATCTCACCGTCCATCAACTCAAAAAG GTTATCTCCATCCATGGATTCAAAACAACTCCGCCGAAAGGTCGAAAG GAGGTACTGATTGATGCGATAGACTCGATTGAACTGATGGATCTGACTCGATCCACTATCAATGATGATGATGTATCTTCATATGCATTTATCACATCTGGGGAGGCTGTTAAGGACCTAATGTGCCTTAACTGGATTAACTGTTCCGTCACTTCCTTCAAAACGTTCAATTCAGTGAACTATGACTTGATCAGTCCTCAAAATGCTAATGAAGTTGCTATGAAATCAAAGACAATGAAAAAGAAGAAGCCAAAAGTGAGCAGATTAAAGGATGCAGTTGAACCGGCTTGCTCTTTAGCTTCTGGTGACCAATGTTCTGCTAAGGGGAATACAGGTGCTTGTGCAGCTGCTGAATTTTTCAGTTCATCTTCTCTATTG GATATAGTTGAACACACTTGCTCTTTAGCCTCTGGTGACCAATGTTCAGCCAAGGGGAATATCAGCGATTCTGTAGCTGCTGAAGACAACAGTTCATCTTCTTTATTG CCAGAGGCAGGTGAAGAACAACCCAGACACAAAAGACAGGCATCGACGCATTTGGAAGATTATATTAGACTTTGA
- the LOC141685127 gene encoding uncharacterized protein LOC141685127 isoform X1, with protein MELQCCGEFEAGGSSKFKNKNLTVHKYLEFCESHNHSDLTVHQLKKVISIHGFKTTPPKGRKEVLIDAIDSIELMDLTRSTINDDDVSSYAFITSGEAVKDLMCLNWINCSVTSFKTFNSVNYDLISPQNANEVAMKSKTMKKKKPKVSRLKDAVEPACSLASGDQCSAKGNTGACAAAEFFSSSSLLTLKDKLLKLRRFQDIVEHTCSLASGDQCSAKGNISDSVAAEDNSSSSLLPEAGEEQPRHKRQASTHLEDYIRL; from the exons atggagtTGCAGTGCTGTGGAGAATTTGAAGCAGGAGGAAGCAGTAAGTTCAAGAACAAAAATCTGACGGTACACAAGTACCTCGAATTTTGTGAGAGCCACAATCATTCCGATCTCACCGTCCATCAACTCAAAAAG GTTATCTCCATCCATGGATTCAAAACAACTCCGCCGAAAGGTCGAAAG GAGGTACTGATTGATGCGATAGACTCGATTGAACTGATGGATCTGACTCGATCCACTATCAATGATGATGATGTATCTTCATATGCATTTATCACATCTGGGGAGGCTGTTAAGGACCTAATGTGCCTTAACTGGATTAACTGTTCCGTCACTTCCTTCAAAACGTTCAATTCAGTGAACTATGACTTGATCAGTCCTCAAAATGCTAATGAAGTTGCTATGAAATCAAAGACAATGAAAAAGAAGAAGCCAAAAGTGAGCAGATTAAAGGATGCAGTTGAACCGGCTTGCTCTTTAGCTTCTGGTGACCAATGTTCTGCTAAGGGGAATACAGGTGCTTGTGCAGCTGCTGAATTTTTCAGTTCATCTTCTCTATTG ACTTTGAAAGATAAGCTGCTAAAGTTGAGGAGATTCCAGGATATAGTTGAACACACTTGCTCTTTAGCCTCTGGTGACCAATGTTCAGCCAAGGGGAATATCAGCGATTCTGTAGCTGCTGAAGACAACAGTTCATCTTCTTTATTG CCAGAGGCAGGTGAAGAACAACCCAGACACAAAAGACAGGCATCGACGCATTTGGAAGATTATATTAGACTTTGA
- the LOC141687471 gene encoding uncharacterized protein LOC141687471 yields the protein MHDNPEVEVEKDDNIISDRENSYSEDTEVLLEHVYNENFNPYEVGDESGDISTTSRRVFEVEISVSPMEEEYDERQVDYKVMQVPENNHPSVVQYHEVNLEVEQARRDDNRISDMENSYCEDREVLLEHVYNEIPNPYEVGDESRDISTTPCMVFGIDISESLMEEEDDDESPGVSRATSITLFGVTVRVPPMDEEDDEQQTDHNVMQVPENNHPSVVHYPEEEVDMNMGTLESMPNSIFNLDYDDDFTLFEGGLQLEEQTEQVDSRLSEETIMRHVQIKNYTPTTTTLSMTEERDICVICQGEFEDGESIGGLHCGHKYHVQCIKKWLQQMNNCPVCKATAVV from the exons ATGCATGATAATCCTGAAGTTGAAGTGGAAAAAGATGATAATATAATTTCAGACAGGGAGAATTCTTATAGTGAAGATACAGAGGTTCTTTTGGAGCATGTTTATAATGAGAATTTTAACCCTTACGAGGTAGGTGATGAATCTGGTGATATCTCTACAACATCCCGTAGAGTTTTTGAAGTTGAAATAAGCGTGTCACCGATGGAGGAAGAATATGATGAGCGACAAGTGGATTACAAAGTAATGCAAGTACCAGAAAATAACCATCCTTCCGTTGTTCAGTACCATGAA GTAAATCTCGAAGTTGAACAAGCGAGAAGAGATGACAACAGAATATCAGATATGGAGAATTCTTATTGTGAAGATAGAGAGGTTCTTTTGGAGCATGTTTATAATGAGATACCTAATCCTTATGAGGTAGGTGATGAATCTCGTGATATCTCTACAACCCCCTGTATGGTTTTTGGAATTGATATCAGTGAGTCACTTATGgaggaagaagatgatgatgaatcTCCTGGTGTCTCTAGAGCGACGTCCATTACTCTTTTTGGAGTCACTGTAAGGGTGCCACCTATGGACGAAGAAGATGATGAGCAACAAACGGATCATAATGTGATGCAGGTACCGGAAAATAACCATCCTTCCGTTGTTCACTACCCTGAA GAGGAAGTGGATATGAATATGGGAACACTTGAATCCATGCCAAACAGTATCTTCAATTTAGATTACGATGATGATTTTACTCTTTTTGag GGAGGTCTTCAGCTTGAAGAACAAACGGAACAAGTTGATAGCAGATTGTCAGAGGAAACAATAATGAGACACGTTCAAATAAAAAATTATACTCCTACTACTACTACGTTAAGCATGACTGAAGAACGTGATATATGTGTTATATGCCAGGGTGAGTTTGAAGATGGTGAATCCATCGGAGGTCTTCACTGTGGACATAAGTATCATGTGCAATGCATAAAGAAATGGTTGCAGCAGATGAACAATTGTCCCGTATGCAAAGCAACAGCTGTTGTGTGA